From the genome of Cryptococcus neoformans var. grubii H99 chromosome 11, complete sequence:
ACGGCTAGTTGAGAACTGGCGGGATACAGCAGGTTTCCGGAGGATACGGGTGGGAGCGGAGAGCGACATTATGGCGTTCAAAGGTGAAGAtagtggaggaggatataAGCATTCGAGAAATGTAAAACTCGGAACGAAGTGTTCAATGAAAAGATCACTCTTCGCGCGCGCGCCTTCCAAAATCTGGCTTCTCACTAAAGAATGTCGCATGCCTATTTAACCTATACGACTTGGAATCATTATCTTCCTTACGTACTTGGAAGGAAAAGCACCAAGTGTGGGTAGAACGGAGGAAGACTCTTTCATgattctctttcttttgcGAATTTTCACTTCACGTTCCTTTACCACCAAAgccatctcatcttctacCTTCTACGCTCCCCCCGGACATTTTACTTTGGCCGCCTTTAGACAGATAATCACTACTTGTGGGTGCTTTTCGCGGCTTACCGCCTGTCTTCCGCTCGGTGCACACAGTAATTTACacagatgaaggagatatAGGTATGTCAACATCATTTGCCCCCTATTCCTTGCTCTTACCTCCTATCCAGCGGGAAAGTCAGAGAAGAACTCGCCTCGAATCATGCCCGTTAAAGCAACACTCAAAGCTTCCCTCGCTTCAGTCTTTCCGTTCGACAGAGGCACCAACAAGAAGGATCGTCGCTTTTCGGGAATTTCTTGGAaatcctccacctctcaATCATCCGCCAGTAATGACTCGATGGTATCAAGAAACCATGACACTGAGCAAGGTCAGCACCAAGGACATTGCAGCAGAACGCACACTTGCCCCACAAGTACTGGACCATGCGCATATAATTCTTCACCCATCCTCGGTTCGGATACgatcaacaacaaggtGTCAGTGTCAGGATTCTGTTCCGATTCTTTCCATCAGTCATTTTCAAGTCGATCATCAGTTTCGGTTCCATCCCTCACGTCGCTCAGTCTTCCAGAGGAATCAGCATTGATGACGTTATCTCATGTTGTACCGGACGGCCATTTCCCTTCCATTGTCTCTTTGGATTCCAGCCATCCGCCTCTTACCACAAATAGTACTTTTAATTCCCACTGTAGGAAGAATCAGGATCGGCATGGCCGTTGGCATTATAATAACGATTGTGCTGGGAACTCCAAAGATGGGTGTCATAATGAATATCAATCAACGCACGGTCCAAAGTGTTTTTGCGTCCTGCAAAACCTCATCGCCGATGGACATATGCTGGCTGACCCCTGGGCGACATACGAGCTGGTGCAAAGATCGACACCCAAGGTTATCCAGACACTTCCTGGAAGCGATCACACTAGCATCAAGAGTATGCTCGCCGGAGGAAGACCGGGATGGAGAATGTGTCATGCGGTGGTCTAGTCTCTTTTGTGtaaaaaaaataaaataaaatagGATTTGTGTTAAACGTGACCTGTAGAATTTAGTGGCTCTGATTGATTGTTTATTGTTGTTTGCCGAGTATCATGTATGCCTCTACTTATTGTGTGAAGCAAAGCAAATGGAGTTGATGAACCATCATGATCCGTTCAAAATATTTACGTCGGCGCGCTGGTTATAGTCCCCCAATGACGATTCGTGACCTACGATACTAGTAAAGTGTGAAGAAATTGGACGTCATTGTTCTCGCACAGATTCTGCTGCATATCATCCCATCTCGACATGTACTGCAGTCGTAGTATTCCATCAAGACTCAAGAAACTACGAGTAATGCGTCAAATGTAACGTCGTACAAGGAAACGGACGGACGACTTGAAAACGCTGCTGCAAACAACCGACGCGACAAATCACAAGCCCGCCGCTGTTACTTACGCATCATCCCTTCATCGTCCCGTCATCcctcccttcatcttccatccacAGGATCTTCATTCCGCTTCCACCATGGCCGTCCCAGCCTCGTCAAATCCAATCACCTCGGTCGCCCCGAACAGCAATCCCATCACATCCGTATCCCCAAACAACTATGCTGCATCCCCACTCTATCCCTCCCCCACGAACCCCCAACTCCTCTCCCGCCTTAATCTTGATCTCAGGGGCACCATATTCCCTgtagaaagagagatgcTTATGCTTTTACCTGAGAGCGTTCTCCTGGGACTTTTCCCTCAGGGCTTGATTCTCAGCAAGCCAGCCAGTTGGGAAGGTGCGGATGATGGTATTTTTACTGTTGATGTGAGTCGGGTCTGTACTGAATGGGATATTCATAATTATCCTAGAAGAATGTGTTACTGacttgatgatgatccCAAGTTTGACCCGAATTGCTTTCGATACATTATCGATTTCTGGTCTAAAGCCCAGGACACGTTTTATGGATCGCCCACCACGTCGGGTCTTTACCATGCTCAGCAGCGCATCCCAACCGTCGACGCGCTTTCCGACCACTCTCAGAACCCACTCCTGTCCAAGCAAGccatcatcgtccttcgtgaagagctggaatacttctccatcaccaAACCGGGCGCGGCCGCACGGACTGATATCGCAACAGGCTTGGCTAACGAAGATTTGCGGGTATTGAAGAGGAACTGTGGCAGGgctttggaggagaagaaggctatTTTCGCTGCGCTGGAGAGGAATGTTAACAATTCTGCAAACCTGGCCGAACGACACCTCATTGACATGCTCTGCGTTAGGTGAGAAATCTATCCCGTCTCATTGGTTTTTCTTTCGGACTGATTTCTGTTAAAAGCGGTTTCAATCGCGATGATGAGTGGGGGTACAGAGCTTGTGAGCCTCAACGTAATGTGATATCCTCAATGgccctcgtcctcctcaagACAGGTATCAATCATCGCGAGGATAACAAGGAAGGACCACCTGAAATAGATCCCGTACAAATGGGCACGGCGCAAAAGCTTTTGCTCTTCTGGAGGAAACCTGCTGTACGGATGTTGTCCTCGATAATCTGTGATGATAATGCTGATCAGGAAATGTCTTGTTTCAGAGAAAATGCTGGTGGGACTCTGTTGAAATTGATGTCCCTAGTAGTTTGGATACCGAGTCGGACGAGACAATAAGCGTCAAAGTGTGGGCAAGGCGGGTATGGACGTTGGAGTTGTCTTTGGTAagtgttttttttttttttttcggcATACATGCCCAGACAAGTCCAAAGCGGCCCTGCTGACCTCTTAAGACAGATCTAAACGAAGAGTGTTGTATATTGCGAGAAATATCACTGTACTATTTCGATACCCCGTACCATTATCTATATGCACTCCACAGATACCAAACTGTATAATCATGGGCGCAATTATTTAGCCATaatctctcttttttttcacaTTGAGTAATATGGAGGCCATATATTCTGTCAAGGAATAACTTTGTACATCCACTCGAGCGTATCTCGTCATGTAGTCGGGCACAAGTGCAAGACGACCCAACTCAGGCTAGTTCACCCACATCTCGAGGTCGGTGGAACAAGTATTTGGAAAGCGCTTTTCATCTCCCACAGAAGCTGTAGATGTAGTCTGTTTATCGGATTAAAACACATTTAGGACGCCTGGTTGACAGAGTCGGCACcagcaaaaaaaaaaaaaaaaaaaaaaaaaaccattCGATTGCCCATCCACATGCATATACTACTCAAAGCCGCCTAATGAACCACAGGCCCAACAGTAGGCCTCTCGTACTGTCCAGGCTTAATCACACCCTCCTCAA
Proteins encoded in this window:
- a CDS encoding phosphatase activator, whose product is MAVPASSNPITSVAPNSNPITSVSPNNYAASPLYPSPTNPQLLSRLNLDLRGTIFPVEREMLMLLPESVLLGLFPQGLILSKPASWEGADDGIFTVDFDPNCFRYIIDFWSKAQDTFYGSPTTSGLYHAQQRIPTVDALSDHSQNPLLSKQAIIVLREELEYFSITKPGAAARTDIATGLANEDLRVLKRNCGRALEEKKAIFAALERNVNNSANLAERHLIDMLCVSGFNRDDEWGYRACEPQRNVISSMALVLLKTGINHREDNKEGPPEIDPVQMGTAQKLLLFWRKPARKCWWDSVEIDVPSSLDTESDETISVKVWARRVWTLELSLI